GCCAAGTGCACGGCCGAATCGGGATGGCTGACATAGCTGTTCGTATGTTGGATTGGTTGCATAAGCCCGGTCTACAACTTCATTCCGAATGCACTCTCGATGGCGATCCGATGTGGGGACCACACATGCCAAGCACCCCGAATGACAAAAGCTTAATCAAACACTGGAGACAAAGCCTTAGCTTAAAGTGCCTGAACCCCAGTTGTGAGTCAGTTTATGGGCTCTGCGGGTTTAATGAACCTGCGAATTTATCGACAATAAAAGATTCGCTATAATTGGCCCATATATAATCGTTGCGATTTAAGCCGGCTGATTAGTCGACTTAACTGTGACGTAGCACTGTCGGTGGGTGTTCCCGCCATTCATCTAAATGGCTCTTGGGTCTCGGCTCTCGGATCTCCGGTCTCCGGTCTCCGTGGCGCTGTGTGTCTTTATAAGCGGCTAATTAAAACGTTGGCAATGTAAATGAAGCCTTAGCGCCCCCCTCACCACTTCAAGATCCGCAACTTGACGTCGTGCTGGCAAATGCTTAAAAATTCAGTAGCCAAACACGCAAGCGCCAGCAGGCGAGAGACGAGCCACAAGAGTTGGGAGTTAAGAGTTAAGAGCTAAGAGTGTGTGTCTGTCATTCAGACCCAAAGACACCGGACCAAGACTGGGTTTCGGCCAGAAACTGAGGCCAAGACTGCTGATGACTTTGGCGAGGTTGATAAACGCGGATGGGTGGCTCTGCGGGGTGGGTCTAGTACACCAGAAGAAAACATAACAATCTGTGTTCCTTATCGCTAAATTATGTACTCAGgttctttattattaaaataatcatGCTTTGGGAAATATAAACTAAGCCTGAGAATTTCGTTAGGTTGTCAAACGAATGTATGATAAATTGTTGTACAAATTCGAAATAtcacagccaaaaaaaggaaacaagagagaatgctatattcgagtgcctcgactataaAATACCCATTACTTAGCTAAATGTGCGTGATAAAGATGGAGATATGTAAGCAGCAAATCAAGCTATTGAAGTGGCGCCATCTAGCGTAAAACGCAATATTTGCTTATAACTTTCTCACTCTACAagaaaaattatgatattgaATTTTcagtaataaaaattatgaatttatttagaagAATAAATATCTCagtttgcaaaatatttatatttatttttaatattttttctccaCGTGCAGTTGGAGCTGTCTGTTTGGGTGCCCCGTGCCCGGGCCATCTATCCGCATTGCTTCCGTCAGCATTAAACATATTACTCTTAATAATGCCTAAAACTCGGTTCACACACAAGGCGCTTGAAATGGGACTGAATCCGAATCAGAATCAGTATCAGAGGCACGAAGACTTTGCAGATGCACAGAGAGCAGAAACAGGCGTTTGCAGCTTGTTCGTGATTTGTGTTGTCTAATCGTTAACAATTACAATTAGGCCTCTGACTGCCCGTTCTTCTGGCAGCTGGTGCGTGCAGTTGGCTGTGAGAACGGGTATATGGCATATAGATTATGGATATATATAGATTCCGATTCGACTGGCCATTTGGCACATGCGAGAGCTTACGCACTTCAACACACACTTTAAACCGGAGGCCTAATTGCTGCCATggctaattaatatttaaagtgcCATTCGGATGGGACAGAAACAGAAGTTGGGAAGTTGTACTACTCGAGTGTTTTCGGTTATGTCATTCGTATTGTTGGGGTCCCAAATTTTAGATTGTCTCTGTGGTCGCGAGAGCCGGTGAAAGATGACGGGGCCCTGGGAAAGTTGGAAATGCCTTTACATAATCCCGCACCGCGGTTAGTTGCTTTTACTTGTTTTAATTAGCGGCTCATAAAACGGTGCCTCGAAGGGAAgtgatttaattaaagcacCTTTGCACAAATTTCGCCATGAATTATGGGCATTTTCTTTGATTTACCGAGGATCTTTCTGGCTCATTGGGTCAGAGCTTCCACATCTGCACAGCTGCAAGGTCGAGAGACTCCTCTTTCAATCACCCAACACTCCCAATCAACGTCAGCAGCTCACGCAAAAGTGTTTAGAGAAATGCCCCGAACAGCATTTGGCATTCCAATTAAATTATGATGAGGGCAAAAACGCACAGATCCCTTGGAGCGCCACACGCATATGGTCTTTTGGAATGGAAGATGGAGATGTAGCTGGAGCTGCCTGGTGGCCTGTCAATAAGCCAAACCGAAAAAGCACACATAAAACCACTTGGATCGAAGAAGAACAGACTGGACCGAGACCTTAGCCCTACCTCAACGGAGGCTTCGTGTTACCGCCAACGGCTTTTGTTGTCGTAGGTTCATTTGTAACTAATTTGTGCACAGTATCGGAAAGACAAAGGAGCTGCCAGCCAGACTAGACCCCGATTCCTATCCCGATCCGAAGTTCTTAACCCTCTTTTTAACGACAGACAAGAGATACAATAGCTTAAGAACTTTTTGAAGTCAGTAGCCTTtcattaaacaaaaacttatGAGTTTCAACTTAAAAGCATAATGAGGtatctgaaaaaaataaaaaaaaataaaaataatggaaaaaataacaaaccataaatatacataaaaaattcGACAGTTAATTTGTAAGCATTATTCAACTCGTGTTATCACAACAAACAGAGAAAAGAttcaaatttatgcaaatgcatACAGTTTTATATCGGTTGTGAAGAAATTTGTACCAATTAATAATGATCTTATCCGCAAAAAATTACCTATACTTTTTAGTGTTTTTCAAGAGCTAgattaagttatatttttgtaattttatggtttatggatttttaaattatttgttaatacaaaaaaGGATGAGTGCAGGGTTAAGGACCTTCTAGCTGGCCTTGCTTTTTTCCAGAGGGTTAAGAAGCTGGCACAGTGGCTACCGAGGTGTAATCCAATCGAGAGCCGACCGACTGGTCAAGTGGTGTTGGATTTCCTGCCCAGTTCTGGTCGGGGAACCGAGAAATGCAAAGCTGATGAATTTGTTAAGCAAATGGCAATTGCGGAGCAGCAAATCCCACCAAGTGCAATTGCCAAGTGTAACAGTAAGTGGACAAACAATAAACTGGCTAATTTATGGCCGCTCATCATCCGAAGATCATCTGCCATCCGGCGAACCAGTTGGCTCCCCACTCTTCATGGAATGGGATGGGACCTCACACAATAATAAATCCAGTTGCCGCTGATGACGACAGAAAGGCAGCGACGCCGGCCGAGGCAGCGACGTCGGCCGactgatttttgatttaaggagaaaaagagaaaaaaacaaattacaaacAGTCCGCAGATCTCATTTATTTGCGGCACTCCGAGCCGTTCACAACGTTCAAAAGCTGCGCGCTCAAGCTAAAAAACCGAATCGTCGGCAAAGCAGTGCGAGGAAAACGCGAAAAACTAACGCTAACAAAGTGCATTTTAGATACGcgttgtaaatttaaataaccaACCATAAACGTGTTAGAACGTgcgcataaattattttaaacaatctATTCAAGTAAACATCTTCGCTTGAAGGACACTCGGACAATAAATTCTACAACCAGCCAATATAATTAAGGAAAATCTTGAATCAACTAAGACAGGCGGCAGCTGCAGTCACAGTCACAGTCACAGCCATTTAAAGTGAGTGCGATTAGAATATTGCCGTATGCCCATAGAAAtcattaaatcatttgcatttgacGGCTGGCAGGCGGTTGTTCATTAATAAGTTTATAATTGCTGCCCGTCCGCATCGAGTTCGCtgcctaagtctttcgttTGCAGTGAGTTTGCTGCCTGAGTCTTTCGCTTCCCCCGTTTCGagttcgttgcctaagtctttcgtCTTTCACCACAGAGAGGAGCGTGATATGATTAATCATGGCCAGCATCACGAAAATGACCTTGGCAATGCTGTTGATATAGgcgcaaaaataaaacagcctTAGATAATTGAAGTCAGTGAGtggacaaattaaatttagttttccaGTTTCTGGTTCCTGAACTGTGCGAACTGGGGAGTCATTAGGGTGTCGAACAATTAAATTGTAATGAGCCCAGACgtaaagtgtgtgtgtgtggtctCTCGAATTTCGCATTTTGCTCTTTGTTTTATTATCACGGCGATCCCTGATCACCCCGATCGCATCATATATCATGTATCATGCGGGACTTGTGATCAGCCCACAAAACAAATTCCCAGCTTTCTGCAATTTATCTCGCACATGTCTTTTTTTCGGGAATTCTGCCAGACGAGAGAACTAGACAAATGTCTTTATCGGAAAAACATATATCCGAGGTGATTTGCATGGCCAGCAACCTGTTGAAACGATGGGCGAACCGCAGACGCCCCCCGTTAGCCCCAAAAATCGTGTTATCCACTTCGATCCCAGGTTTTTCGGTTGTTGCGGCGATCAATTTACTTTTTACTGGCTCATTAATCACTGAAGCGTTGAAATCTGCGCCGCGGATGGCGCTCGACTCGCTCATTAGCGTAATtgctctgccggcgtcgcttTGATTAGCGTGCATTAAATGCTTtcatttaaatcaaatcgaaacgAAAATTATCTCTGGCATGTGAGTGCCTCGGTTTTCATGTGTGTATGTGGGGAACGTGAGAAACTTTACAATGTAAAGGCGAAACATTTTGCGCTTTGATGCGCACAgacaatttatttgttattaaattattcggCTTTGGCATGTGACTTGCAGAAAATCGCATTggccattattattattattatgattgcGAGTGGTCGAGATCGCCACTTCGGTTGCCACCCCATCGATCAAAACCTTGAACAATCGGACAACCCGTCGAGTGGGGCGTGGGTGGCACTCAGCACTTTCATTGCCTGTCGCCTTGACATTCTCCTACCTTTCATGAATATTACCAGCTGAGCTTGCTGGCTTTTCAGCTCCTGTTCACATGTTTTTGaattgcaaaatcaaaattacatttttttcctttttttggaaagtaaaatataattcctaggaaagttaaatttaatgaatCCAAAGGGAAACTATGTTCAGTACATGTTGTTAGCCCTAAATTAGAAATATAAATGTcgagaaatataatttttaagtttgataaaaaagtaaaaaaattatttatataatatattgattaatgtaaatgttaatttactataataaaatttctatAAATGTTAAAGAGTAAAATAATTGTGTAAACGTTTTAGCTAagctattaaaataatttttctgtaATATTTTCTTGTCAATCTCTAACAATCCTTTATGACCATTTTCAGAATGTCGCCGCTGCTTCCGCTGGCATCTCTACTCATTTTGGCCAACCTGGTGGCAGCTCGACCCTATTCCTATGACCCAAGGGCAGAAGCGCCGCCTACGAGGTTAGTCAACCGGATTGTGGTGCAGTCCCCATCGCTGGACAACCTGTACATGGACTACGTGGTCACGTCCAAGCCGCTGAATCTGCGCAAGTACAACAAGAACGGCAGTAAGgcgaaaaaaacgaaaaaggattcgaaaatatattacataCCCGTACCCCCACTGCCCTTCCGCCACATACCCGGCATCGGTCTGGACTATCAGCCGATGAAAATCAATCCCATCCTCCCGTCCCAGGAGGCGGAGAAGACGACGACGAACAGGCCAGAGGTTCGTCCATCGACGACGACATCCAGGCCCGATCTGGACCATCGGAGTCCTAGTAAAGTACTCCGAGTGCAGCACCACAAGGATTACTACTTCAATGGACGCCCGCATCGACTGCAGGTGGCCCATGCCGGAAAAAAGTCCGGACTGACGGCCCTCAACCTCAAGTCCAACTTTTACTATaacaaaaacattatttattagTACTCATAGGttagcaaataataaaaaacataatgaAAACCAACAATTGCTTTGTTTTTCGGCGTTCGCTAAGCGAATATGTTAAGCGGCTTTTGAATGGAACCCGCCTCAAAGGGGAAATGGCAAAACCTTTTAACTGGATCGCGTTTCCTATGAGCCGAATTGACAAAATCCCCCAAATTGGGTCAAAATCAAGCGAAAGAAATCGCTTAGAGCTGTGGGGGCCATTAAATTTGATGATATCTGTTCGGATCATGATATAATAGTTAACCATCATTATTAAGACGGCTTCCGCATCGGTAGCTTAAAATCATCTTCACGTGTGGTCCGGCCATTTCTCCAGTCCAATCCATTTAGTAAAAGTAATTACTGTCACCGTTGTCTTTGCGCATGCCAAATGCTTCGAGTTgtgcaataaataataataaataataagccAATGAAATGTGGCCGATTGAAACTGGGAAGACGCCGAAAATGGGGcaattagaaaatgtttatgGGTATGCAAATTTGTAAATGCCCAGTGGAATTATGGAGCTCATTAGATGATTGGGTGCTTTCACTCTTGGAAACTCAGTGCGAATGCGTGAGAAAAAATGAATACAGTTTAAGTTCTCTAAGTGGAACTTCTAAAGGGTATACGgaataattggaaaattattttagccataatataatttaaaatagcttagaaaatatttatgtgttcATTTTTCAGTGTATAAAAGCATAAATCATATTTTCAGCGCTTCTTTCTAAAGTGTGTgtacaattaaaatttctgtGGATGGTGTGAGTGGCTCCACTGTATTCGGAAGACAAGAAATTAGGGCTCAAACGGCTTTTTGGCCTACAACCCGTTGCCACAACAGGGCGCCTAGCAGCGGCTAAAAAGTTATTGAACAAATTCGTGGCTCCCACCCATGGCCATCCTCTCTTAGAAAAATCCCAGCAGGCAGTTTTCAgccctaattttaaaaataccttagACTACACACAATTATTCCCCCCACCAAtcgataaatatattttgtgtggCAAGATGAGCGTGGAGGAGCGTGGTCCGGAGTATGTGTGCAATGTACAGCTGCATGTGGAACCCAGCGAGCGGCCCAAGTTGCCACCGGGATGTCCTCCGCCTCTGGATTCCCGGAGCACCGAGTCGGAGCCGCAGCACTCGGAGGAATGCTGCGTGGAGCTGGAGAACGTGACGGTCAAGTTCAGGATCTCGGAGTCCGACATCCTGGCCCAGGTTTATCCCAACTGCATGACCCTGGGCGAGGTGAAGCAGGATATTGCTCGAAAGTTCGAGGTGGAACCGGGATGGCTGGTTCTCCGACAGGATGGTCGCATCCTCTGCGACTCCGTGCCCCTGAACTCCACCGCCCTGGATGAGTTCGGCATCCATGAGTTCCAGCTGGAGTTGTACCGAGAGGGTAAGGAGGATCAGAACTCCAAGCTGGATCTGGATGTCTACTACGAGTGGGTATTAGaaatggtattattatatatacaccATTAAAATCCTTTATTATCCCTTAGCAAACACCGTCTGGCGGACTTTATCACTGTCCACATCCCCGGTGAGGACACCCAGGATGGCCAGTCCAAGAACGTGGTGGTGGAGATCGAGAATGCGGCCATAGTCAAGCCCTTCCTGTGCGGCTACCGGGACAAGATTACCGGCAAGGAGTACCTGGATGCCTTCACCCAAACGGGACCGTACTTCGACAAGATGAAGTACAGGAAGTACAAGACGAGGGACACGCAAACCTGGGAGCAAAAGGAGAAGACGCTGGTAAGTTAAAAGAGAACTCTTTTTAAAGTATTGCCATCTCTAACCCCCTAATCCCCTCCAGAACACAGCCCATGAGCAGTCGGTGCAGTGCCATCTGGACGGCATCAATATCCTGTATGTTTCCGCAGCCAATGACTTCACCATTGTTCCTGGCAAGTACCAGTCCTTTGCCCAGAAGGAGCGGGCAGAGCGTAAGCTCGAGAAGATTTTGCTCATCCAGCGGAACTGGAGGCGATGGATTCTGTGGAAATATATCCATTTAAGGGCCAAGGAATACCGGTGGGTAGTGCTCACAATCTGGGGGATATCTGAAGGTAATCCCTACCTTAATCCCTTCCAGTCGCCTGGTCCAGAATCGCGAGCAGGAGGATGAGCGGTACGAGAAGTGCGTGGAGCAGCGCGTGGAGCGACATCGGGTGATTAAGCAGTTCCCCCGCAACAAGGACGACTTCGATCTGCTCTACGCGGAGGTGGGTCGCTGGAAGAAGGCGGAGCTGAAGCGGATCACGGCCAACTACGAGGGACCCGCTCGCATTGCCGAGGTGAACATCCTGCTGGACAAGGAGATCCAGCTGCTGAATGGCGTGGAGCGGCAGCGCGACCTCGTCTATAAGGCCATGGAGGAGTTCCGCAACGATCAGCTGCTGAAGGAGATGGGCAAACCGATCGAGTGGATCGGCTACAAGGACTCCAAGATCCACATGGATCTGCTGAGCACCCAGCGGGTGCGCTTCCTCACCGAGATCTACAAGGATCTGCGCAAGCCGCGCAACAAGGAGGACCGCTTGGTCTTCATCCGTCAAGTCATGGCCGTGCTCACCGAGGAGACTTGCTATCCCAACTTTCCCGAGCTCTTCGATCTCTTCGAACGCGAAAAGAACCTCCTGCTCTATGCCAAGTCCTTCGATGTGGAAATCTTGCGCAAACGCCAAACCATGCTCTTTTTCGATctgattaaatttcaaaaggGCGAGCCCAAGCAAAGTGAGTATGGATCGGTAGCAGATTGAATTGGTTCTGAAATTTAATACCCAGGAACTCCATCGCGCATGTGCATCGTGTGCAAGAAGGTCAAGAGCTATGCCGACTTTGCCATCAGGACCCGCCAGAGCCATGTGGACACCTGCAAGCACTGCTACTATCTAAAGGTGGGTTCTTAAAGGCACTACCTTTTTAGATTATCATAGCTAATATTTCTATAATAAATTAGCTTACGGCTACAGAGAACACGGTCTACCAGTCCATCCTGCGGTGCATCCATCGGGATGAGCGCAAACGCAAGTGCACCACATCCTTTGCCTTCGTAATGCAGCCAGATGATGTGCGTCACATCATAGACAAAATATGGCATGGCCACTCGGCGCTCAGCAAGACAGAGAATCTGAGTGAACTGAGGTGAACTCTATGCTTGCCTATGAATTAAACTAATTATACTTACACTATAGATTGCCGCGTTGGAACAAAAGCGATGACTGGGCTCCATGGAACTGCATTTGCCTGACCGAACGGGAGACGCGAGATCACTACAAGATCGATGACATCGAGAAGGTCTACGATCCCAAGTTCATTCTGCACATAGGAAATCTTCACATGCTGGCTCGCAGTCTGTTCCACACTTTGGCTGCCGTGGCCAC
This portion of the Drosophila takahashii strain IR98-3 E-12201 chromosome 3R, DtakHiC1v2, whole genome shotgun sequence genome encodes:
- the LOC108064418 gene encoding uncharacterized protein, with amino-acid sequence MSPLLPLASLLILANLVAARPYSYDPRAEAPPTRLVNRIVVQSPSLDNLYMDYVVTSKPLNLRKYNKNGSKAKKTKKDSKIYYIPVPPLPFRHIPGIGLDYQPMKINPILPSQEAEKTTTNRPEVRPSTTTSRPDLDHRSPSKVLRVQHHKDYYFNGRPHRLQVAHAGKKSGLTALNLKSNFYYNKNIIY
- the LOC108064548 gene encoding IQ motif and ubiquitin-like domain-containing protein, coding for MSVEERGPEYVCNVQLHVEPSERPKLPPGCPPPLDSRSTESEPQHSEECCVELENVTVKFRISESDILAQVYPNCMTLGEVKQDIARKFEVEPGWLVLRQDGRILCDSVPLNSTALDEFGIHEFQLELYREGKEDQNSKLDLDVYYDKHRLADFITVHIPGEDTQDGQSKNVVVEIENAAIVKPFLCGYRDKITGKEYLDAFTQTGPYFDKMKYRKYKTRDTQTWEQKEKTLNTAHEQSVQCHLDGINILYVSAANDFTIVPGKYQSFAQKERAERKLEKILLIQRNWRRWILWKYIHLRAKEYRRLVQNREQEDERYEKCVEQRVERHRVIKQFPRNKDDFDLLYAEVGRWKKAELKRITANYEGPARIAEVNILLDKEIQLLNGVERQRDLVYKAMEEFRNDQLLKEMGKPIEWIGYKDSKIHMDLLSTQRVRFLTEIYKDLRKPRNKEDRLVFIRQVMAVLTEETCYPNFPELFDLFEREKNLLLYAKSFDVEILRKRQTMLFFDLIKFQKGEPKQRTPSRMCIVCKKVKSYADFAIRTRQSHVDTCKHCYYLKLTATENTVYQSILRCIHRDERKRKCTTSFAFVMQPDDVRHIIDKIWHGHSALSKTENLSELRLPRWNKSDDWAPWNCICLTERETRDHYKIDDIEKVYDPKFILHIGNLHMLARSLFHTLAAVATEFQETGQWWKVGMNKQRSSKLEAV